The genomic window TGGTTTGAGGTGAGTAATTCAATAGCACTTTCTGAGATAGATGCGGTTAAAAATATCAGTATGTTGGTTAAAAGTTTTGGTCACCGTTTTGGTATTGACCATTTTGCTATTCCAGAGAGTGGGGCAGGGTATTTGCAAGTGATTCGTCCCGATTATGTTAAATCCAATGGATCGTATTTGAGTGATATGATGATCGATAAAGAAAACGGCAACTCACGAGAGAGTTTTCATAATCTTGCAAAAAGTTTAGGGATTTCTATCATTGCAATTATGATTGAAAACACAGAACAAATGGAAGAGCTTCGTCAGATAGGGCTAAATAACTTCCAAGGCTCATTTGTCGCTCCGGTAGCAATGTTATAATTGAATTAATCAGTTTTTTTCTTACGGGTGAGGACGAATGCGAAAACTGCTACAACCGCGAGAAGTATAAAAATATTGCCTTGTTCGACCATAAAGTGTCCTTTAAAATGTATGAATTACAGATTATACCATAGCGCACTGTAAGTGATATGAGCGTACACTTCGATTATGAAAACCATAACCCCCGAAACCCTCCGTTACCTACCCACCACCCGTGCCGAAATGGACTCACGCGGATGGGAACAATGCGATGTAATTCTTATAAGTGGTGATGCCTATATCGATTCACCTTTTATCGGGGTTGCGGTCGTGGGGCGTATATTGGAGCGGGAGGGGTATCGTGTCGGGATTATCGGACAGCCTGATATCACTACCGATGATGTAATGCGCTTGGGTGAGCCGAAACTCTTTTGGGGGGTGAGCGGCGGGAGCGTCGATTCGATGGTCTCCAACTATACCGCGACCAAAAAATTCCGCAACAGCGATGACTATACCCCCGGTGGTGTCAATAATGCACGACCCGATCGTGCGACGTTGGTTTACACCAACCTAATCCGCAAATATTTCAAAAACACCGTCCCTATCGTCCTCGGAGGTATCGAGGCGAGTTTACGCCGTGTTACCCATTATGACTACTGGACGAACAAACTGCGTAAACCGATACTCTTTGATTCCAAAGCCGATTATCTCATTTACGGAATGGGGGAGGGGGCGATTGTTTCTCTGCCCAAAGCGTTGTCAAACGGTGAATCTCCCCATAACATTCGAGGGGTATGCTATATTGCGAAAGAGCCACGTGAAGAGTATTTGAGACTTCCATCCCATCAAGAGTGTTTAGATGATAAAGAGCGCTACATCGATCTCTTTGATGCGTTTTACGATAACAATGACCCCATCTCGGCAAAAGGGTTGTGTCAAGAGGTAGACGGACGCTACGCGATCCAAAACCCTCCCGCCGATTATTTGGATGAGAACGAAATGGACGCGGTATCTGCATTGCCCTTTACCCGTGAGCTTCACCCTTACCATCGACCCAAAGGTGCTGTGAAGTGTCTGGAGACGATCAAATTTTCTATCATGACCCATCAAGGGTGCTGGGGAGAGTGTAATTTTTGTGCTATCGGCGTTCATCAGGGGCGTACTATCCGTACCCGCAGTGAGGAGTCCATCCTAAAAGAGGCGACGCAGTTTACCGAGTACAAAGATTTCAAAGGAATCATCAGCGACGTCGGAGGCCCAACGGCAAACATGTACGGCTATGAGTGTACTAAAAAGCTCAAACACGGTACGTGTGCTCATCAGAGATGTGTCGATGATACCCATCTTTGCAAATCCATGAAGGTCGATCACACCCGTGTCATCAATCTCCTTCGACGGCTTCGTGAAGTACGCGGAATCAAAAAAGCATTTGTCGCTTCGGGTGTTCGTTATGATCTCATAAACGAGGATAAAGCTCAAGGATACGAATATCTCAAAGAGATGGTGCGCCACCACATCTCAGGACAGATGAAAGTCGCCCCCGAACACACCTCCGATCATGTCCTCCACCTCATGAACAAACCGGGGAAACAAACCCTCGTCGATTTTAAAAAGCTCTATGATCAGCTCAACCGCGAAGAGGGGAAAAAGCAGTTCTTGACCTACTATCTCATCGCCGCCCATCCGGGATGTACCGAGAAAGATATGCACGATCTCAAACGCTTTACTACGGATGAGCTAAAGATGAACCCTGAACAAGCACAGGTCTTTACCCCGACCCCTGGAACGTATTCTGCCGTGATGTACTACACCGAGATGGATCCTGCCACCCGCAAAAAAATCTTCGTTGAAAAAGATACGGCGCGTAAAGAGAAACAAAAACAGATTGTTGTTGCTAAAGATAATTTTAAGAGCGGGTTTGGGAGTTAAATGTTTTATCATAAAAGGAGGTTGTAAATGAAAATAAAATTATTGATAATACTTGCTGGTCTAATTCTATTGATTGGATTTTTTTATTTTTATGATTTTAATCGGGAAGGGCATGGATTGGAGATTGAGAATCATTCGGATGGCAATATCACAATATTAAAAATTGTCAATGATGATAAAGAATTAATTCTTCCAATAGGCGCAGGAGTTTTAGAATCAAAACCACATAATCAAAACGTTTTCAATCATGATTCTATTGGTGGGTGTGATGTTTTAACGTCTGGACGCTATACGCCTGGTACTCTTAAAATTACCATTAAAAATGAAATTGGCGAAATAAAAACTGCTTCATGTATTTTAAAACGTTCAAGAAATGTAGGTATTTCCTATGATAGTGAATTTATTGTTCAGTATATGGGTAATAATCAATTGATGTGTCGAAATATAGGTTTTGAAGGAGTTGATTGTGCTTCTCCTGATCGAAGATTAGGAATCAAAATTATAGATGCAAATACATCTTCTTAAATATCTTGTATAACTTACTTTTCCGTTCGTGGTGAGCTTGTCGAACCATGAACTACACACCCTTCGACAGGCTCAGGGCGAACGGGGTAAAATAAGTAAATGCAAATTTACTCTCATTTAGCCGAAATAAGATAAAATATTTAACAAGAAAAAAAAGGGGGTTGAATTATGATAAGTTTATCTATTCAAGAACCGAAAATCGAGCATTTTTTTAAACATTCACAAGAAGAGATGATCAAAGCACTGCGCTTTATCGTTGAACATGAGATCGACTATGTTGAATCCTCATACGAGCTTTCGGCTGAACAAAAAAAAGAGCTTTCATCACGTATCGAGTCGTATCACAATGATCGCTCCATTGGAAAATCATGGAGCGACATCAAGAATTTATTATTGTTTCGAGATTGAATTTTAGATGTTACAAAAGGAATATTTTAAAATCGGATTTGGGAGTTAATAAAGCGGTTCCGGTTTTCCGGTGTAATATCCTTGGGAATAATCGATCCCATGTTCTTGAACAGCGACATAAATCGCTTCATCACTGACAAATTCGGCAATCGTTGCAGCCCCAATTTTACGAGCAAAATCGACGATAGTATCGATAATGATAGCGTGACGGTTGTTGGTTGTTATTCCGCGAATAAGTGAACCGTCGATTTTGATATAATCGACTCCCAATTTTAAGATATTTTCAAAATTTGAGTATCCTGTTCCAAAATCATCAATAGCGATTTTAGCCCCTAACGCTTTTACTTGGGTAATAAAGTGGGTTACTTCATCGTAATTTTCTATCCCCTCAGACTCCAAAATTTCAAATACAATGCGAGAAGCTGTGTTCGTTTCGGTAATGATTCGGATAATCTCACTTACAGTGGATGGGTTTCGTATGTCACTGTCTGAGAGATTAATGGAAAACTCTTCATGACGATTTTCAAAAACATGACAGGAGTGTTTGACCACCTCTCGTGTAATTTGGGGATAGAGCTTGGTTTTTTTTGCAATCGATAAAAAATCATTGGGGAGGATAAGTACTCCGTTTTCATCTCTCATCCGTACCAAAGCTTCGTATTTATCAATTTTCCCCGTCTTGATGTTAACGATAGGTTGAAAATAACAGTGTATCCGTTCTGAAGCGAGTGCTTTTCGGATAGAACCTGCCATGGCAATATTGGTTTTATAGGTTTGCTCGACGTTGTGATGCTCTTTGTAGAGGGCAATAGGTGTTTTGCGCTCTTTAGCTGAATGAAGAGCAATATCAGCATGAGTAAGGAGCTTATTACCTCCAATAGAAATGCCGATTGATAATCCTATATGTATGGACTCATCATCAATGATAAATGCTTTTTCTTCGAGATTAGTAAGGATAGTATTCATTTGTGAACGCACTTCATGCCATTCTAATGAATCATTGAAAAGGACAGCGAATTCATCTCCTCCGATACGATAAGGATGAGGATAGATAGTTTGAAGCCATTCACTGAGTTGACGCAAAATAGCATCACCCGCTTTAATACCGAAAAAATCGTTAATCTCTTTAAAGTTATCGATGTTAAAAATAGCACATCCCGTTGGATTATTGGATTCTAAATCGAGAATAATTTTTTGTCGGTTAGGGAGGGAAGTCAATTGATCGTAATAGGCTAATGTTAATAATTTTTCTTGATGAGAATCAATCTGAGTTTCATAAAATGAACGCGTTAATACTATATTGACGATAAAAGCACAAATCTCAAGAAGACGCTTGTGAAAACCGGAAGGGGAACGGTGTTCAAAAGAGCTGAGGGCAAAACTCCCGATTGCTTTTCTATTTTTGTCTCGAATAGGCATAGACCAGCAAGAGCAGAGGTTAAAATCATACGCTATATGTCTGAGGTCACTCCAGCGTGCATCTGTTTTGGTATCTTTGACGTATTGAGGTTCGTTATGAAAAACGGCATTTCCGCATGATCCCCCTCCTGTGCCAGGTTTAAGACCTGCTAGTGCATTATGTCCAACTTCTGGGATTGAGGGAGCTGATATCACACTCATTAATCCGTTGTCAGGATTCAATAGCATGATAGAGGCAACAGAGTTCGGAAGTAACTTTTCAGCCATTTGGCATAAGGTGGATAATACTATCTGCTCATTCTTGCCAGTTGCAATAAGTTCAAAAATCTTTTCTTGTATGTCGAGAATTTTGGTGTATTCAATAGGGGTAAGGATAACCTCTTCTTCACTCTCTAATGATTGGCAATGTGCTGTAGTTTGGGACATCTAACACCTTACATAATTCATAAACTATTATAACTATACATTAAAAGTTCTATGCAAAGTTTTAAAAAAAAGAGTTAGCTGTTGAGGAAGAATATTTTCCCTCTTACCTCTCTTTTAGTTTCATTCCTCTACAATAAACTTTCTAAAGTTCAACAAATGGAATACTTTTTGCGTATCGATAAATTTCTTAATGCAGTTAATCTGACCAAACGCCGTACCATTGCCCAAGATATGATTGGTGAAGATGTGGTACTGCTCAATGACAAAGCGGTAAAACCCGCTAAGAATGTGGCTGTCGGTGATATCATTACCCTCGTTTATTTGGCAAAAACTCTTCGTTATGAAGTGTTGGCGATTCCGACACTTAAATCGACTCCTAAATCTCAACAAAATCTCTATATCAAGGAGCTAGTATGATTGCCACTAA from Sulfuricurvum sp. includes these protein-coding regions:
- a CDS encoding YgiQ family radical SAM protein translates to MKTITPETLRYLPTTRAEMDSRGWEQCDVILISGDAYIDSPFIGVAVVGRILEREGYRVGIIGQPDITTDDVMRLGEPKLFWGVSGGSVDSMVSNYTATKKFRNSDDYTPGGVNNARPDRATLVYTNLIRKYFKNTVPIVLGGIEASLRRVTHYDYWTNKLRKPILFDSKADYLIYGMGEGAIVSLPKALSNGESPHNIRGVCYIAKEPREEYLRLPSHQECLDDKERYIDLFDAFYDNNDPISAKGLCQEVDGRYAIQNPPADYLDENEMDAVSALPFTRELHPYHRPKGAVKCLETIKFSIMTHQGCWGECNFCAIGVHQGRTIRTRSEESILKEATQFTEYKDFKGIISDVGGPTANMYGYECTKKLKHGTCAHQRCVDDTHLCKSMKVDHTRVINLLRRLREVRGIKKAFVASGVRYDLINEDKAQGYEYLKEMVRHHISGQMKVAPEHTSDHVLHLMNKPGKQTLVDFKKLYDQLNREEGKKQFLTYYLIAAHPGCTEKDMHDLKRFTTDELKMNPEQAQVFTPTPGTYSAVMYYTEMDPATRKKIFVEKDTARKEKQKQIVVAKDNFKSGFGS
- a CDS encoding addiction module protein, whose protein sequence is MISLSIQEPKIEHFFKHSQEEMIKALRFIVEHEIDYVESSYELSAEQKKELSSRIESYHNDRSIGKSWSDIKNLLLFRD
- a CDS encoding GGDEF domain-containing protein encodes the protein MSQTTAHCQSLESEEEVILTPIEYTKILDIQEKIFELIATGKNEQIVLSTLCQMAEKLLPNSVASIMLLNPDNGLMSVISAPSIPEVGHNALAGLKPGTGGGSCGNAVFHNEPQYVKDTKTDARWSDLRHIAYDFNLCSCWSMPIRDKNRKAIGSFALSSFEHRSPSGFHKRLLEICAFIVNIVLTRSFYETQIDSHQEKLLTLAYYDQLTSLPNRQKIILDLESNNPTGCAIFNIDNFKEINDFFGIKAGDAILRQLSEWLQTIYPHPYRIGGDEFAVLFNDSLEWHEVRSQMNTILTNLEEKAFIIDDESIHIGLSIGISIGGNKLLTHADIALHSAKERKTPIALYKEHHNVEQTYKTNIAMAGSIRKALASERIHCYFQPIVNIKTGKIDKYEALVRMRDENGVLILPNDFLSIAKKTKLYPQITREVVKHSCHVFENRHEEFSINLSDSDIRNPSTVSEIIRIITETNTASRIVFEILESEGIENYDEVTHFITQVKALGAKIAIDDFGTGYSNFENILKLGVDYIKIDGSLIRGITTNNRHAIIIDTIVDFARKIGAATIAEFVSDEAIYVAVQEHGIDYSQGYYTGKPEPLY
- a CDS encoding RNA-binding S4 domain-containing protein; protein product: MRIDKFLNAVNLTKRRTIAQDMIGEDVVLLNDKAVKPAKNVAVGDIITLVYLAKTLRYEVLAIPTLKSTPKSQQNLYIKELV